A genomic segment from Syntrophotalea acetylenivorans encodes:
- the glp gene encoding gephyrin-like molybdotransferase Glp — translation MISIEHAQQLIMDRISPLEIENAPILQGLNRVTPENHISPWDIPLVASSAMDGYAFAGPGLSGDSMKVKGMLPAGQYCDEPILPEEAMKIMTGAPVPPSCDTVVPFEDVVVKGDRICLSKEVKRGANVRCPGENVCRDSVVIHRGSVLRPAEIGMLATIGKTTVPVFRRPKVAILSTGDELQDLGSTPLPGKIINSNSYSLATQVQDAGGEALLLGVSNDTQEATCEKMKEGLNADFLVISGGVSVGDRDYVKPAIEQLGGEILFWKVDMKPGKPVAFAEIQGIPIFALPGNPTAAMVAFELFVRPALLKAMGNRRVFRPKVIATIKEKLINKRERPHLVRGIVKLLGKGYEVSIAGNQGSDRIASLVEGNCLIQIESAGAFAPGDKVEVMLLDRGFEMGLVDHDFSCDGPKGSQVVRAKDSSLRFRMSS, via the coding sequence TGCAGGGATTGAACAGAGTGACACCGGAGAATCATATTTCCCCTTGGGATATCCCGTTGGTGGCGAGTTCTGCCATGGACGGTTACGCTTTCGCTGGACCAGGACTGAGTGGCGATTCCATGAAAGTCAAAGGGATGCTTCCGGCTGGCCAGTATTGTGATGAGCCGATCCTTCCTGAGGAAGCGATGAAAATCATGACCGGTGCACCGGTGCCACCAAGTTGCGATACGGTTGTACCGTTCGAAGATGTTGTGGTGAAGGGGGATCGGATTTGTCTTTCAAAAGAGGTGAAAAGAGGCGCCAATGTACGTTGCCCGGGCGAAAATGTTTGCCGAGACTCTGTGGTAATTCATAGAGGGTCGGTTCTTCGCCCTGCAGAGATAGGGATGCTTGCGACCATAGGGAAAACTACCGTACCTGTTTTCCGCAGACCCAAGGTTGCAATTCTTTCAACCGGAGACGAACTTCAGGACCTTGGCTCGACGCCGCTCCCTGGGAAGATAATTAACAGCAACAGTTATAGCTTGGCCACACAGGTCCAAGACGCAGGTGGGGAGGCACTGCTTCTGGGAGTCTCTAATGATACCCAGGAAGCTACCTGTGAAAAAATGAAGGAAGGACTCAATGCCGATTTTCTGGTCATAAGTGGCGGTGTCTCTGTCGGGGATCGGGACTATGTCAAGCCGGCAATTGAACAGCTTGGCGGTGAAATTCTCTTTTGGAAAGTGGATATGAAACCTGGAAAACCCGTGGCATTTGCCGAAATACAGGGGATACCAATCTTCGCTTTGCCTGGGAATCCTACTGCAGCCATGGTTGCGTTTGAACTATTTGTACGCCCGGCATTATTGAAAGCGATGGGAAATCGAAGGGTTTTTAGACCAAAAGTGATAGCAACCATAAAAGAGAAGCTCATCAATAAGAGGGAGAGGCCACATTTGGTTCGCGGCATCGTCAAACTTCTGGGTAAGGGCTATGAAGTATCGATCGCTGGCAACCAGGGTTCAGATCGAATCGCCTCTCTTGTTGAGGGGAACTGCCTCATACAGATTGAGTCTGCGGGGGCTTTCGCTCCTGGAGATAAGGTAGAGGTGATGCTCCTTGACAGAGGGTTTGAAATGGGTCTTGTCGATCATGATTTTTCATGTGATGGACCCAAAGGTAGTCAGGTTGTCAGGGCAAAGGATTCGTCTCTGCGTTTTAGGATGTCAAGCTAA
- the modB gene encoding molybdate ABC transporter permease subunit — protein sequence MYEPIVLSLKVALIALTVDAVLATLVARVMARRDFPGKNLIESCIILPMVLPPTVLGYGMLILLGKRGPLGRLLLHLFDWQIVFTWWAAIFAAAVVSFPLMYQSAKAAFASVDASLEQAARTLGSSEWRVFLRVTLPLAYPGLLAGLVLSFARALGEFGATLMVAGNIPGKTQTIPLAIYFAVETGDNILASNLVLVITGLSIAALFWLNLWSRKKLEIWQQGGNPHAKRVHS from the coding sequence ATGTACGAGCCAATCGTTCTGTCCCTTAAGGTAGCGCTGATCGCCTTGACCGTTGATGCCGTGCTTGCCACGCTGGTGGCGCGGGTCATGGCGCGACGGGATTTCCCGGGCAAGAACCTAATCGAGTCCTGCATTATACTGCCCATGGTGCTGCCGCCCACGGTGCTGGGCTACGGCATGCTGATTCTTCTAGGCAAGCGCGGACCGCTCGGTCGGCTGCTGTTGCATTTGTTCGATTGGCAGATCGTTTTCACCTGGTGGGCGGCCATTTTCGCCGCTGCGGTGGTCTCCTTTCCGCTCATGTATCAGAGCGCCAAGGCGGCCTTTGCCAGCGTCGACGCATCTCTGGAACAGGCCGCCCGTACCCTCGGCAGCAGCGAATGGCGGGTCTTTCTGCGCGTCACCCTGCCACTGGCCTATCCCGGTCTGCTGGCTGGCCTGGTACTGTCCTTCGCCCGCGCCCTGGGAGAATTCGGCGCCACCCTGATGGTGGCCGGCAACATCCCCGGCAAGACCCAGACTATTCCCCTGGCGATCTACTTTGCGGTGGAGACCGGCGACAACATCTTGGCCAGCAACCTGGTGCTGGTTATCACCGGCCTGTCTATCGCGGCTCTGTTCTGGCTCAACCTCTGGTCGCGCAAAAAGCTTGAGATCTGGCAACAAGGAGGCAATCCTCATGCTAAACGTGTCCATTCGTAA
- a CDS encoding Rossmann-like domain-containing protein produces MDVLQQAQQQLAVLCAEAHINPALPVMVRCLTPDQAIGVEASEEFVIKKGQEKVIEAEFDGAAGQAFTDHPGNWQGSLDELLQLDLTSTSQRAIFTAGLNAVMRRLGRAVGTIHCKGEEPTQCGEKLTLELNDRFGVRRYGLIGLQPAIMQGMTNSFGTSLVRVVDLNADNIGQKKSGVRVWDGQKDLDKLIEWCEVGVATGSTIVNGSINDLRERFAKAGKPLVFFGNTISGVAALQKLERVCPFGH; encoded by the coding sequence ATGGACGTTTTGCAACAGGCTCAACAGCAGTTGGCCGTCCTGTGTGCCGAAGCCCACATCAATCCGGCACTGCCGGTGATGGTGCGCTGCCTGACCCCGGACCAGGCGATTGGGGTCGAGGCAAGCGAGGAGTTTGTCATCAAAAAGGGCCAAGAAAAGGTCATCGAAGCCGAATTCGATGGGGCCGCCGGCCAGGCTTTTACCGACCATCCGGGCAATTGGCAGGGCAGCCTCGATGAGTTGCTGCAGCTCGACCTGACCTCCACCAGCCAACGGGCGATCTTTACTGCCGGGCTCAATGCCGTGATGCGGCGACTGGGGCGAGCGGTTGGCACCATCCACTGCAAGGGCGAGGAGCCGACTCAATGCGGAGAGAAACTGACCCTGGAGCTAAATGATCGCTTCGGGGTACGGCGTTATGGCCTGATCGGCCTGCAACCGGCCATCATGCAGGGCATGACCAACAGCTTTGGCACCTCACTGGTAAGGGTGGTGGACCTCAACGCCGACAACATCGGACAGAAAAAATCGGGCGTCCGGGTGTGGGACGGTCAAAAGGATTTAGACAAGCTGATCGAATGGTGCGAGGTCGGCGTGGCTACCGGTTCAACCATCGTCAATGGCTCTATTAACGATCTGCGGGAACGTTTCGCCAAGGCCGGCAAGCCGTTGGTTTTCTTTGGCAATACCATTTCCGGAGTGGCGGCGCTGCAGAAGCTCGAA
- a CDS encoding ATP-binding cassette domain-containing protein encodes MLNVSIRKELPSFTIEVDLQFNNGILVLFGPSGSGKTTILNCLAGLCKPSAGRIALGEQVFFCKQQGVNIPARSRHIGYVFQDYALFPHLTVKDNVLFGLPPGPDRCKKKRGYRMSVRETLDTLKIMHLQDRYPAQLSGGERQRVALARALMSEPDLLLLDEPLSALDSQIRQTLQQELKQLQRTWQIPFVLVTHCQKELKALADEIVFLEAGRPVAAPAWQQPLAAQI; translated from the coding sequence ATGCTAAACGTGTCCATTCGTAAGGAACTACCCAGTTTCACTATCGAAGTCGACCTGCAGTTCAATAACGGTATTTTGGTGTTGTTCGGTCCATCCGGATCGGGCAAGACCACGATTCTCAACTGCTTAGCTGGCCTGTGCAAACCTTCCGCCGGGCGCATCGCCCTTGGCGAACAGGTATTTTTCTGCAAGCAGCAGGGTGTGAATATTCCAGCCCGGTCCCGACATATCGGTTATGTCTTTCAAGATTACGCACTCTTTCCGCATCTGACGGTCAAGGACAACGTGCTGTTCGGCCTGCCCCCAGGCCCCGACCGCTGCAAAAAGAAGCGCGGCTACCGCATGAGCGTTCGCGAGACCCTCGACACCCTGAAGATCATGCACCTGCAGGACCGCTATCCAGCCCAGCTCTCGGGCGGCGAGCGACAACGGGTGGCCCTGGCCCGGGCGCTGATGAGCGAACCAGATCTACTGCTCCTTGACGAGCCCCTGTCGGCCCTCGACAGCCAGATCCGTCAGACTCTGCAACAGGAGCTCAAGCAGTTGCAACGCACCTGGCAAATTCCCTTTGTGTTGGTCACCCACTGTCAGAAGGAACTTAAAGCCCTGGCCGACGAGATCGTGTTTCTCGAGGCGGGACGACCGGTCGCCGCTCCGGCCTGGCAGCAGCCGCTGGCCGCTCAGATCTGA
- the modA gene encoding molybdate ABC transporter substrate-binding protein produces the protein MKRMANCCKNPLWGVVLLLFLIPQGGLCANRSTLPISAAMSLKDAVTALKEVYEQQHPDIRLEVNFASSGALQKQIEQGAPTELFLSAGQKQMNALQSQDLIVPQSRCDLLGNSLVLIVAKEQKDRIWGFDDLAKDAEHFAIGYPDSVPVGRYAKQTLLSVGLWDTLQERLVFAKNARSVLAYVDSGNADAGLVYSSDTKVLKSAVVAAHAPEKSHAPIIYPVALIRDGKQPALTGQFLDFLKTAEACRIFARFGFTPLLAK, from the coding sequence ATGAAACGCATGGCCAATTGTTGCAAAAACCCACTATGGGGTGTCGTTCTGCTGCTTTTCTTGATCCCTCAAGGAGGCCTGTGCGCCAATCGCAGCACCCTGCCCATTTCTGCAGCCATGAGCCTTAAGGATGCCGTAACCGCTCTAAAAGAGGTTTACGAGCAACAGCATCCCGATATCCGTCTGGAAGTCAATTTCGCCTCGTCTGGTGCCCTGCAAAAGCAGATCGAACAGGGAGCTCCCACAGAGCTGTTTCTGTCCGCCGGCCAGAAGCAGATGAACGCCCTGCAGTCCCAGGACCTGATCGTTCCGCAGAGCCGCTGTGACCTACTGGGCAACAGCTTGGTACTCATTGTGGCCAAGGAACAGAAAGATCGCATCTGGGGTTTCGACGATCTTGCCAAAGATGCCGAACACTTCGCCATTGGTTATCCTGATTCCGTCCCGGTCGGCCGTTACGCTAAGCAGACCCTGCTCAGTGTCGGCCTGTGGGACACCCTGCAGGAGCGCCTGGTCTTCGCCAAAAACGCCCGTAGTGTGCTGGCCTATGTCGATTCCGGCAATGCCGATGCCGGTCTGGTATACAGTTCCGACACCAAGGTGCTGAAAAGCGCGGTGGTGGCCGCCCATGCTCCCGAGAAAAGCCATGCGCCGATCATCTACCCGGTGGCCCTGATCAGGGACGGAAAACAACCTGCGCTGACAGGCCAGTTTTTGGACTTTCTTAAAACCGCGGAAGCCTGCAGGATTTTCGCCCGATTCGGTTTTACTCCGTTGCTAGCCAAGTAA